The following are encoded in a window of Heteronotia binoei isolate CCM8104 ecotype False Entrance Well chromosome 9, APGP_CSIRO_Hbin_v1, whole genome shotgun sequence genomic DNA:
- the LOC132577180 gene encoding NADH dehydrogenase [ubiquinone] 1 subunit C1, mitochondrial-like, translating to MAAPLQALQRFLRLSGTPTPTLSRSAFTARKDDSRNPDWLKVGVTVGSTIAIWVLLLKQHNDDIREYERRKAERECS from the exons ATGGCGGCGCCCTTGCAAGCTTTGCAGAGGTTTCTCCGGCTTTCGGGGACCCCAACCCCCA CATTGTCTCGTTCTGCATTCACAGCAAGGAAGGATGATTCAAGAAATCCTGACTGGCTGAAAGTTGGTGTAACTGTTGGTTCCACAATAGCTATATGGGTTCTG CTCTTAAAACAACATAATGATGATATTAGAGAATATGAAAGgagaaaagcagagagagagtGTTCGTAG